The DNA region AGCGAGCCTGCCCATCTTCCCCGGCAGCAGTAGGCGCACGGCCACCTGGATGTCCCGGGAGGTGATGGTCACACGATTGGCGTAGCGGGCCAGGCGACCAGCCTCGGTGGCAATGCGGTCCAATATGTCATGGACCATAGAATCCATGACACTCACGGACTCAGGGGAAAGGCTGAGGCCCTCGTGAACCTGCTTCAGCACCTGAGGGAAATAGGCGGCAAAGCTGTCCCCGAAGTTGTCCCTGCGGCGGTTGGCATGGCGCCTGCGGGAACCTCGGAGCCCTCGCCTCTTCTTCTGGGCGGTCGTGGAGTTGGCCTCTTTGGGCTCTTGGATGCTCTGGTCTTCCTCAGAGGTCGTCTTAGAGGAAGCCTCAGCCATGGCGGAGGCAGCGGCCATTAGACGGGAAGACCAGACTGTGACGGTTGTGGACCAGGGAAGCCGGGCACTTTGGTATGGCCGTGTGGCT from Piliocolobus tephrosceles isolate RC106 unplaced genomic scaffold, ASM277652v3 unscaffolded_5094, whole genome shotgun sequence includes:
- the LOC111532193 gene encoding histone H2B type F-M, producing the protein MAAASAMAEASSKTTSEEDQSIQEPKEANSTTAQKKRRGLRGSRRRHANRRRDNFGDSFAAYFPQVLKQVHEGLSLSPESVSVMDSMVHDILDRIATEAGRLARYANRVTITSRDIQVAVRLLLPGKMGRLAEAQGTNATLRTSLCAIWQQRK